One part of the Rhodococcus oxybenzonivorans genome encodes these proteins:
- a CDS encoding phosphoglyceromutase: MNGMSTGTLVLLRHGESEWNALNLFTGWVDVHLTDKGIAEGKRAGELLREHDLLPDVSYTSLLRRAISTANIALDAADRHWIPVVRDWRLNERHYGALQGRNKAQVKDKYGDEQFMLWRRSYDTPPPPIDAGSEYSQDADARYAGLDEVPLTECLLDVVKRLIPYWEDTISADLLAGKTVLVTAHGNSLRALVKHLDGISDDAIAGLNIPTGIPLRYDLDENLTPLNPGGTYLDPEAAAAGAAAVANQGGK, from the coding sequence ATGAACGGCATGAGTACCGGAACCCTTGTGCTGCTCCGTCACGGCGAGAGCGAATGGAATGCACTCAACTTGTTCACCGGCTGGGTGGACGTTCACCTGACCGATAAGGGCATCGCCGAGGGCAAGCGCGCCGGCGAACTGCTCCGCGAGCACGACCTGCTTCCCGACGTGTCGTACACGTCGCTGCTGCGCCGGGCGATCAGCACGGCCAACATCGCGCTCGACGCAGCCGATCGGCACTGGATTCCGGTGGTGCGCGACTGGCGTCTCAACGAACGCCACTACGGCGCCCTTCAAGGGCGTAACAAGGCTCAGGTGAAGGACAAGTACGGCGACGAGCAGTTCATGCTGTGGCGCCGCAGCTACGACACCCCGCCGCCGCCGATCGACGCGGGTAGCGAATACAGCCAGGACGCCGACGCCCGGTACGCGGGACTCGACGAGGTACCCCTCACCGAGTGCCTCCTCGACGTCGTCAAGCGCCTCATCCCGTACTGGGAAGACACGATCTCCGCCGACCTGCTGGCGGGCAAGACCGTCCTCGTCACCGCCCACGGCAACTCGCTCCGAGCCCTGGTCAAGCACCTCGACGGCATCTCCGACGACGCCATCGCCGGGCTCAACATTCCGACAGGGATCCCGCTGCGTTACGACCTGGACGAGAACCTGACACCCCTCAACCCGGGTGGTACCTACCTCGATCCCGAAGCGGCGGCCGCGGGCGCTGCCGCGGTGGCGAATCAGGGCGGTAAGTAG